The following proteins are encoded in a genomic region of Tachysurus fulvidraco isolate hzauxx_2018 chromosome 22, HZAU_PFXX_2.0, whole genome shotgun sequence:
- the LOC113640288 gene encoding M-phase-specific PLK1-interacting protein translates to MQRPHFRAPYPAAGSRGGGFRTPPPALDRAGGGRFPSPPWAFPNGPYGPRFGSYGGSPVSHTSPREFSSNRGGIYHTKSAGHTPYRPNSSPTSRHSPYQSPGAHSRYQGSPRTSTPHDRDRGTNNMDKYYKASMLQDPWANLQPVSVTQTQSKCSFQQATHTGSTGRYYNKN, encoded by the exons ATGCAGCGACCACATTTCCGAGCTCCGTATCCAGCAGCTGGTTCGAGAGGCGGAGGATTCCGGACTCCTCCGCCCGCTTTGGATAGGGCAGGAGGCGGCAGGTTCCCTTCGCCTCCGTGGGCTTTTCCGAACGGGCCGTATGGACCCAGATTCGGGTCGTATGGCGGTTCTCCGGTGTCACACACCTCGCCAAGGGAGTTTAGCAGTAATAGAGGCGGGATATATCACACCAAATCCGCAGGACACACACCGTACAGACCGAACAGTAGTCCTACATCCAGACACTCGCCTTACCAGAGTCCCGGAGCTCACAGCAGATATCAG GGTTCTCCAAGGACATCCACGCCACACGACAGGGACAGAGGCACAAACAATATGGATAAGTATTACAAAGCGTCCATGCTCCAGGACCCATGGGCTAATCTTCAGCCTGTGTCAGTGACCCAGACTCAGTCCAAATGCAGCTTCCAGCAGgctacacacacaggcagcacAGGGAGGTACTACAACAAAAACTAA